From the Archangium lipolyticum genome, the window GTGGCCGCCGTTGGTCTTCAGGCACACCACGTCACCCGGCTTCGCCTCGGACAGCGACACGCGCTTGAAGTTCGGGTCCTTGTCCAGGTTGGCCTGCAGGCCCACCACCGCGTTGTGGTGCTGGCCGTTGGTGATCTGCCCCGCCTGCTCCAGGCACGCGGACACGAAGTTGGCGCAGTTCACGTTGTTGGGGACCCAGTCCTCCATGTCCGAGCCCACGCCGCCCTTCTCCAGCTTGAGGTTGCCGGCGTTCTTGCCCAGGTGCGACATCGCGATGTCGAAGGGGCTGCCCTTGGGACCCTGCGAGGCCGGGCCCACGGAGCCGGGACCCTGGGTGCCCGGCGTCGACGGGCTGCCGCTGTTGCCCCGCGAGGGGCCGGGCTCGAAGCTGTCACGCGAGCCGGGGATGTTCAGCGACTTGCCCGCGTAGATCAGGTTCGCGTCCTTGATCTGCGGGTTGGCCTTCATCAGCGCGCTCACCGTCGTGTTGTGGCTCCTGGCGATCGCGGACAGCGTGTCTCCGGACTTGATGCGGTAGCTCATGGCCGCTCCTGGGCGGAAGATTCGGAAGTAACAAACTCGAAGAAATTGTCGGGCCCGGGGGTGGAGAAGTTGCTTCCTCCCTGCATCGAATCCGCCTCCGCCCCCCACTTTACTCTCAGTCTCCAAGAAAAGACGACGCATTAATCTTGAGTAGCAATATTTCCTCGTGATACCTGGAAAACCAGGGTCACGACCATGCAACGTCCATCCAAGAAGGCCGCCGTCACGATCGGCGCCCTGCTGCTCATCATCCTCGGGGCGGCGCTGCTCTCGCGCCGCTCGGACTCCAGCGGGGGGGAATCCCCGGAGACCTTGGCCAACACGGCCTCCCCGTCCGGGAGCGCCCGGGCCGCCGCCGCACCGACCCGGCCCGGAGGCCCGGACCAGCCCCAGGAGCGCCGTCCCAAGGAGGACGTGCTGCCCATGCCGGGGTGCTGGGAGGGCGTGGGCGAGTTCGACGAGAACGCCTCGCTCGACAACTTCCGCCAGGCCCTGGCCGCGGCGGTGGGCGCGGGAGATCGCGAGCTCGCGCAGTACCTCCAGGAGCGGCTCACGGAGCTGGTGGGGGATGACGCGGGCAAGGCGCTCCAGGTGCTCGACTGGGCGGAGAAGTCCCACCAGCCGGAGCTGGGCGTCTACATGGAGGCGCTGAAGGCCACGGGCGCCGTGCAGGACCCGAAGGTGGCCGAGCGCCTGCTGAAGATGGGCGAGGACAAGGGCTCGCAGCTGGTGAACCGGGCCGCGGCCATGGACGCGCTGGAGACGCAGAAGCGCCTGTCACCGGCCAACATCCAGCGGTTGAAGGCCGTCGCGATGGACCTGTCGGCGGACTCGGCGGGCTGGGTGGCCACGCGCACCCTCGGCCGGGTGATGAAGGAGGACTTCGAGCGCACCGGCAACTTCGCTCCCTATTGGAAGGAGCTGCTCGACATCGGCGAGAAGTCCGAGGACATGGCCGTGCGCCTGCTGGCGCTGGAGATGCCCTCGTACTCGAACCCCGTCATCGGCGGCGACTCGATGGAGCGGCTCACGCAGATCCTGCGCACGGACCGTGAGCGCGACGTGCGTGAGATGGCCGCCTTCCGGCTCGCCGTGACGCAGGAGCCGGACAAGGCGCTGGAGGCCTACCGCGCCGCCTTCCCCGCCGAGCAGGACGAGTGCGTG encodes:
- a CDS encoding C40 family peptidase, translating into MSYRIKSGDTLSAIARSHNTTVSALMKANPQIKDANLIYAGKSLNIPGSRDSFEPGPSRGNSGSPSTPGTQGPGSVGPASQGPKGSPFDIAMSHLGKNAGNLKLEKGGVGSDMEDWVPNNVNCANFVSACLEQAGQITNGQHHNAVVGLQANLDKDPNFKRVSLSEAKPGDVVCLKTNGGHHVVMFAGMKDGKPQFIGSNNVNPDGSQRISISSMNYPIMSIHQYRG
- a CDS encoding HEAT repeat domain-containing protein produces the protein MQRPSKKAAVTIGALLLIILGAALLSRRSDSSGGESPETLANTASPSGSARAAAAPTRPGGPDQPQERRPKEDVLPMPGCWEGVGEFDENASLDNFRQALAAAVGAGDRELAQYLQERLTELVGDDAGKALQVLDWAEKSHQPELGVYMEALKATGAVQDPKVAERLLKMGEDKGSQLVNRAAAMDALETQKRLSPANIQRLKAVAMDLSADSAGWVATRTLGRVMKEDFERTGNFAPYWKELLDIGEKSEDMAVRLLALEMPSYSNPVIGGDSMERLTQILRTDRERDVREMAAFRLAVTQEPDKALEAYRAAFPAEQDECVRWAIFRFAVRAAGARALPLLAQMAAQDPRFLQDYQDFQRLYAEGAVDFARVWMGKEERHQCIMEEGAPH